Proteins encoded within one genomic window of Bradyrhizobium sp. AZCC 1719:
- a CDS encoding Lrp/AsnC ligand binding domain-containing protein, translated as MVPFFVQFKCKLGQSYAVANALAEAEIASEIYSTAGDYDLLVKFYVDKDTDIGHFVNEKVQVIPGIQDTHTIITFKAFGTG; from the coding sequence ATGGTTCCCTTCTTTGTCCAGTTCAAATGCAAACTCGGCCAATCCTATGCCGTCGCCAATGCGCTCGCGGAGGCCGAGATCGCCTCGGAGATCTATTCCACTGCCGGTGACTACGATCTGCTGGTCAAGTTCTACGTCGATAAGGACACCGACATCGGCCATTTCGTCAACGAGAAGGTGCAGGTGATTCCAGGGATCCAGGACACCCACACCATCATCACCTTCAAGGCGTTCGGCACGGGCTAG
- the thiD gene encoding bifunctional hydroxymethylpyrimidine kinase/phosphomethylpyrimidine kinase, with product MTAPIALTIAGSDSSGGAGIQADLKTFAALGVYGASVITALTAQNTEGVSGIHQVPAEFVTAQIDAVFSDLDVGAVKIGMVAQPSVIDAIVAGLKRWSPKHVVLDPVMVATSGDRLLAAEAVEALRTKLIPLASVITPNLPEAAALLDEPVAAGEAAVESQGRRLLAMGCKAVLIKGGHGEGAECVDYLIGTSGTIALAAPRIATKNTHGTGCSLSSAIAAELAKGEGMETAVRNAKAWVSAAIAEADSFSVGHGHGPIHHFHKFY from the coding sequence ATGACGGCGCCAATCGCGCTGACCATCGCCGGCTCCGATTCCTCTGGCGGTGCCGGTATCCAGGCCGACCTGAAGACGTTTGCCGCGCTCGGTGTCTACGGCGCCTCCGTGATTACGGCGCTGACTGCACAGAATACCGAAGGCGTCAGCGGCATCCATCAGGTGCCGGCGGAGTTCGTGACCGCGCAGATCGATGCGGTGTTTTCCGATCTCGACGTCGGAGCGGTCAAGATCGGCATGGTGGCGCAGCCATCGGTTATCGACGCCATCGTCGCCGGCCTCAAGCGCTGGTCGCCGAAGCACGTCGTGCTCGATCCTGTGATGGTCGCAACCTCCGGCGACCGGCTGCTGGCTGCGGAGGCGGTCGAGGCGCTCAGGACAAAACTCATTCCGCTTGCTTCGGTCATTACGCCCAATTTGCCTGAGGCCGCCGCGCTGCTCGACGAACCGGTGGCTGCGGGTGAGGCCGCCGTCGAAAGCCAGGGCAGGCGATTGCTGGCCATGGGGTGCAAGGCGGTGCTGATCAAGGGCGGCCACGGGGAGGGCGCCGAGTGCGTCGACTATCTGATCGGCACGAGCGGCACCATCGCGCTGGCCGCGCCGCGCATTGCGACGAAAAACACCCATGGCACCGGCTGCTCATTGTCCTCGGCGATCGCGGCGGAGCTCGCGAAGGGCGAGGGCATGGAAACCGCCGTGCGTAACGCCAAGGCGTGGGTCAGCGCTGCGATTGCGGAGGCAGATAGCTTCAGCGTCGGCCACGGTCACGGCCCGATCCACCATTTTCATAAGTTTTACTAG
- a CDS encoding UDP-2,3-diacylglucosamine diphosphatase: protein MGSDSLSEESPERRFRTLFISDVHLGARGSQADRLLDFLKSHDADTIYLVGDIVDGWALKSSWYWPQSHNDFVQKMLRKARKGAKVIYVPGNHDEFLRNYYGTHFGGIDVVENTIHTGVDGKRYLIIHGDIFDLVVQNARWLAHLGDKAYDFAIQMNRLVNFFRRMFGVPYWSLSQWAKLKVKNAVNYIGAFEQTLAGEARRHGADGVICGHIHYATIRDEHGIRYMNCGDWVESCTALAEHEDGRFEIITWTDPQRRAAPVPRVAARAA from the coding sequence ATGGGCAGTGACTCCTTGAGTGAAGAGAGCCCCGAACGGCGCTTTCGTACTTTGTTCATCTCCGACGTCCATCTCGGAGCCCGCGGCTCGCAAGCCGACCGTTTGCTGGACTTCCTCAAAAGCCACGACGCCGACACCATCTATCTCGTCGGCGATATCGTCGATGGCTGGGCGCTGAAGTCGAGCTGGTACTGGCCGCAATCGCACAACGACTTCGTGCAGAAGATGCTGCGCAAGGCGCGCAAGGGCGCCAAGGTCATCTACGTGCCGGGCAATCACGACGAGTTCCTGCGCAACTACTACGGCACGCATTTCGGCGGCATCGACGTGGTGGAAAACACCATCCACACCGGCGTCGACGGCAAGCGCTATCTCATCATCCACGGCGACATCTTCGATCTCGTGGTGCAGAACGCGCGTTGGCTCGCCCATCTCGGCGACAAGGCCTACGACTTCGCCATTCAGATGAATCGCCTCGTCAACTTCTTCCGCCGCATGTTCGGCGTGCCCTATTGGTCGCTGTCGCAATGGGCGAAGCTGAAGGTCAAGAACGCCGTGAACTACATTGGCGCGTTTGAACAGACGCTGGCCGGCGAGGCGCGACGCCATGGCGCCGATGGCGTGATCTGCGGCCACATCCACTACGCCACCATCCGCGACGAGCACGGTATCCGCTACATGAATTGCGGCGACTGGGTGGAAAGCTGCACCGCGCTCGCCGAGCACGAGGACGGCCGGTTCGAGATCATCACCTGGACCGATCCGCAGCGAAGGGCGGCGCCCGTTCCCCGCGTCGCGGCGCGCGCGGCATGA